The proteins below are encoded in one region of Phaseolus vulgaris cultivar G19833 chromosome 1, P. vulgaris v2.0, whole genome shotgun sequence:
- the LOC137813949 gene encoding 10 kDa chaperonin, mitochondrial-like gives MAKRLIPLFNRILVEKIVPPSKTNAGILLPEKSSKLNSGKVIAVGPGIHSKDGKLIPVAVNEGDTVLLPEYGGTEVKLDNKEYHLYRDDDILGTLHD, from the exons ATGGCAAAGCGTTTGATTCCACTCTTCAATCGTATTTTGGTGGAGAAAATCGTGCCTCCATCAAAGACCAACGCTGGCATTTTGTTACCGGAGAAATCCTCCAAG CTGAATTCCGGAAAAGTTATTGCTGTTGGCCCTGGCATTCATAGTAAGGATGGGAAGCTAATTCCAGTTGCTGTAAATGAAGGTGACACTGTTCTTTTGCCTGAGTATGGGGGAACTGAGGTTAAGCTTGACAACAAAGA GTATCACTTGTATAGAGACGACGATATTCTGGGGACACTGCACGATTGA
- the LOC137813948 gene encoding serine carboxypeptidase-like 45 → MLSHSSTMIATIIIVLVQTLVSVSSLPEADKISSLPGQPHVKFQQYSGYITVDDQHQRALFYYFVEAQKDPTSKPVVLWLNGGPGCSSIGVGALIEHGPFKPRDSNVLVKNHYSWNKVANVLYLESPAGVGFSYSSNTSFYTLVTDEITARDNLVFLQRWFIEFPEYSNNDFFITGESYAGHYAPQLAQLIVQTKTNINLKGIAIGNPLMEFDTDLNSKAEFLWSHGLISDSTYGLFTRVCNYSTIRRQMISGNLSEICDNINTLVFTELSNYIDQYDVTLDVCLSSANQQAYVLNQMQKIQKIDVCVDDKAVNYLNRKDVQKALHAKLVGVSKWLTCSRVLHYDRTNLEIPTISILGSLVNSKIRVLVYSGDQDSVIPLMGSRSLVNGLAKELGLNTTVAYRAWFEGKQVGGWTQVYGDILSYATIRGASHEAPFNQPRRSLGLLKAFLEGKPLPDVK, encoded by the exons ATGTTATCACATTCATCTACTATGATTGCAACAATTATTATTGTTCTTGTACAAACACTTGTGAGTGTGAGTTCACTTCCTGAAGCTGATAAAATTAGCAGTTTGCCAGGGCAGCCACATGTTAAATTTCAGCAATATTCTGGTTACATTACAGTAGATGACCAACATCAGAGAGCTTTGTTTTATTACTTTGTTGAAGCTCAAAAAGACCCTACTTCCAAGCCAGTAGTCCTCTGGTTGAATGGAg GTCCTGGTTGTTCATCTATTGGAGTTGGAGCTCTAATTGAGCATGGCCCTTTCAAACCGAGAGACAGTAATGTTcttgtgaaaaatcattatagTTGGAACAAAG TGGCAAATGTGCTATACTTGGAATCACCTGCTGGTGTTGGATTTTCCTACTCTAGCAATACTTCTTTCTATACCCTGGTAACAGATGAAATTACAGCAAGGGATAATCTCGTTTTCCTACAACGCTGGTTCATTGAATTCCCTGAGTACTCCAATAACGACTTTTTCATTACTGGGGAGAGCTATGCCG GACACTATGCTCCACAACTTGCGCAACTTATTGTTCAAACCAAGACCAACATCAATCTCAAGGGAATAGCA ATTGGGAATCCTCTTATGGAATTTGACACTGATTTGAACTCCAAAGCTGAATTCCTTTGGTCCCACGGACTGATTTCAGATTCAACTTACGGTCTCTTCACCAGAGTCTGCAACTACTCCACTATTAGGAGACAAATGATAAGTGGGAATCTTAGTGAAATTTGTGATAACATAAATACATTGGTGTTTACTGAGCTTAGCAACTACATAGACCAATATGATGTCACTCTTGATGTGTGTTTGTCATCAGCAAATCAACAGGCCTATGTGCTGAATCAAATG CAAAAGATACAGAAGATAGATGTTTGTGTGGATGATAAAGCAGTCAACTACTTAAACAGGAAAGATGTGCAGAAAGCTCTCCATGCGAAGCTTGTTGGAGTATCCAAATGGTTAACTTGCAGCAG GGTTCTCCACTATGACCGTACAAATCTAGAGATACCAACAATTTCTATTTTAGGATCACTTGTTAATTCCAAAATCAGGGTTCTGGTATATAG TGGAGATCAAGATTCAGTTATTCCATTAATGGGATCTCGTTCTTTGGTGAATGGATTGGCCAAGGAACTTGGACTGAATACAACAGTGGCGTATAGAGCCTGGTTTGAAGGAAAACAG GTAGGAGGATGGACACAAGTATACGGAGACATTTTATCTTATGCCACCATAAGAGGAGCATCTCATGAAGCTCCCTTTAATCAACCAAGGAGATCACTGGGGCTACTTAAAGCATTTCTTGAAGGAAAGCCACTGCCAGATGTTAAATAA
- the LOC137813950 gene encoding serine carboxypeptidase-like 45: MLPQSFTMIATIIIVLAQTLVGVSSLPESDQISNLPGQPQVKFQQYSGHITVDDQHQRALFYYFVEAEEDPASKPLVLWLNGGPGCSSIGVGAFAEHGPFRPSDNNVLEKNDYSWNKEANVLYLESPAGVGFSYSSNKSFYILVTDEITARDNLVFLQRWFTKFPEYSNNDFFITGESYGGHYVPQLAQLIVQTKTHFNLKGIAIGNPLLEFNTDFNARSEYFWSHGLISDSTFEILTRVCNYSSIRRQRQNGNLGGVCEKASKQLYAEVSDYVDEYDVTLDVCLSSVNQQAYVLHQLQETQKIDVCVGDKTITYLNRKEVQEALHAKLVGVTKWSTCSSVLHYDYSNLEIPTIPILGSLVKSGIRVLVYSGDQDSVIPLISSRYLVNGLAKEIGLETTVAYRAWFEEKQVAGWTQTYGDMLSYATIRGASHEAPFTQPQRSLVLLKAFLDGKQLPSVK, translated from the exons ATGCTACCTCAGTCATTTACTATGATTGCAACAATAATTATTGTTCTTGCACAAACACTTGTGGGAGTGAGTTCACTTCCTGAATCTGATCAAATAAGCAATTTGCCGGGGCAACCTCAGGTCAAATTTCAGCAATATTCTGGCCACATTACTGTGGATGATCAGCACCAGAGAGCATTGTTTTACTACTTTGTTGAAGCAGAAGAAGACCCTGCTTCCAAGCCATTAGTTCTGTGGTTGAATGGAG GGCCCGGTTGTTCATCGATTGGAGTTGGAGCTTTTGCTGAGCATGGCCCTTTCAGACCGAGTGACAACAATGTTCTTGAGAAAAATGATTACAGTTGGAACAAAG AGGCAAATGTGCTATACCTGGAGTCACCAGCTGGCGTTGGATTCTCTTACTCTAGCAATAAATCGTTCTATATATTAGTGACAGATGAAATTACAG CCAGGGATAATCTTGTGTTCCTACAGCGTTGGTTCACTAAATTTCCTGAGTACTCAAATAACGACTTCTTCATTACTGGGGAGAGCTATGGAG GTCACTATGTTCCACAACTTGCACAACTTATTGTTCAAACCAAGACCCACTTCAATCTCAAGGGGATAGCA ATAGGGAATCCTCTTCTGGAGTTCAATACTGATTTCAACGCCAGATCTGAGTATTTTTGGTCTCACGGACTGATATCAGATTCAACATTCGAAATCCTAACTAGAGTCTGCAACTATTCCTCAATTAGGAGACAACGTCAAAATGGGAATCTTGGAGGGGTTTGTGAAAAAGCAAGCAAGCAATTGTATGCTGAGGTTAGCGACTATGTAGATGAATATGATGTCACTCTCGATGTTTGTTTGTCATCAGTAAATCAACAGGCTTATGTGCTGCATCAACTG CAAGAGACACAAAAGATAGATGTTTGTGTTGGTGATAAAACGATCACATACTTGAACAGGAAAGAAGTCCAAGAAGCTCTACATGCTAAACTTGTAGGAGTCACCAAATGGTCAACTTGCAGTTC AGTTCTGCATTATGACTATAGTAATCTAGAAATACCAACAATTCCTATCCTAGGGTCACTTGTTAAGTCTGGCATCAGGGTCCTGGTATACAG TGGTGATCAAGACTCAGTGATTCCATTAATAAGTTCGAGATATCTAGTGAACGGATTAGCCAAGGAAATTGGACTTGAGACAACAGTGGCCTATAGAGCCTGGTTTGAGGAAAAACAG GTAGCAGGATGGACACAAACATATGGGGACATGTTATCATATGCCACCATAAGAGGAGCATCTCATGAAGCTCCCTTTACTCAACCTCAAAGATCACTAGTGCTACTCAAAGCATTTCTAGACGGAAAACAACTGCCTAGTGTTAAATGA
- the LOC137813951 gene encoding mitotic-spindle organizing protein 1A-like — MDPEAARAARESLDLAFHMSNILDTGLDRHTLSVLIALCDLGVNPEALAAVVKELRKDNPSFSSSLPQPPSFP; from the coding sequence ATGGATCCGGAGGCTGCACGAGCTGCACGAGAATCTCTAGACCTGGCTTTCCATATGTCCAATATACTTGATACGGGTCTAGACCGTCACACTCTTTCTGTTCTGATTGCACTTTGTGATCTTGGAGTCAATCCTGAAGCACTTGCTGCTGTTGTCAAGGAACTAAGAAAAGATAACCCCTCCTTCTCATCATCTCTTCCTCAGCCTCCTTCTTTCCCATAA